One genomic window of Azospirillum sp. TSH100 includes the following:
- the nudC gene encoding NAD(+) diphosphatase, with protein MTNRPNIYAATPIDRASLRRKDEDWLTEAWLAPASRVLPVWQTKSFVAGPEDAPRAVLLPTEGLDAVPIFLGLMDGTPVFTVDLSMVEDPDALPALRGHGRFEDLRVTGPLMPEGEAALCAYARGMVWWNARHRFCGVCGSPAATAEGGHVRICTNPGCATHHFPRTDPAVIMLVHDGGDRAVLGRQSRFPPGMHSVLAGFVEPGESLEDTVAREVFEEVGLTVTDIRYRSSQPWPFPSSLMLGFTARATSFDIDTGNDELESAGWFDRAFLRTHTPDETFRLARSDSIAHRLIREWMAEG; from the coding sequence ATGACGAACCGACCCAACATCTACGCCGCCACGCCGATCGACCGCGCCTCCCTCCGCCGCAAGGACGAGGATTGGCTGACGGAGGCCTGGCTCGCTCCCGCGTCCCGTGTCCTGCCGGTCTGGCAGACCAAGAGCTTCGTCGCCGGGCCGGAGGATGCGCCGCGCGCCGTCCTGCTGCCGACGGAAGGGTTGGACGCCGTACCGATCTTTCTCGGTCTGATGGACGGCACGCCGGTCTTCACCGTCGATTTGTCGATGGTGGAGGATCCGGACGCGCTGCCGGCCCTGCGCGGCCATGGCCGCTTCGAGGATCTGCGCGTCACCGGGCCGCTGATGCCGGAAGGGGAGGCGGCGCTGTGCGCCTATGCCCGCGGCATGGTGTGGTGGAATGCCCGCCACCGCTTCTGCGGCGTCTGCGGCTCCCCGGCGGCGACGGCGGAAGGCGGGCATGTGCGGATTTGCACCAATCCCGGCTGCGCCACCCACCATTTCCCGCGCACCGATCCGGCCGTCATCATGCTGGTCCATGACGGCGGCGACCGGGCGGTCCTTGGCCGGCAGAGCCGCTTCCCGCCCGGCATGCATTCGGTGCTGGCCGGCTTCGTCGAGCCGGGCGAGAGCCTGGAGGACACCGTCGCCCGCGAGGTGTTCGAGGAGGTAGGGCTGACCGTGACCGACATCCGCTACCGCTCGTCGCAGCCCTGGCCCTTCCCGTCGTCGCTGATGCTGGGCTTCACCGCGCGGGCCACCAGCTTCGACATCGACACCGGCAACGACGAGCTGGAAAGCGCCGGCTGGTTCGACCGCGCCTTCCTGCGGACCCACACCCCGGACGAGACCTTCCGCCTCGCCCGCTCCGATTCGATCGCCCACCGCCTGATCCGGGAATGGATGGCGGAGGGGTGA
- a CDS encoding microcin C ABC transporter permease YejB — protein sequence MLAYIIRRLLLIIPTLFGIMVINFLIVQIAPGGPIEQMIARVQGTAVEATSRIGGSAGGDANAAAQRQNQTGGDSGGKYRGAQGLDPAFIKQLEKEFGFDKPLHERFIHMMSNYIVFDFGTSYFRDRRVVDLVLEKMPVSISLGIWTTLIVYLVSIPLGIAKAVRDGQPFDVWTSGVVIVGYAIPSFLFAVLLIVVFAGGRYLDWFPLRGLVSDNWSSLPWYKQVLDYFWHMALPVLSMVIGGFAGLTMLTKNSFLEEIGKQYVITARAKGLTENRVLYGHVFRNAMLIVIAGFPGAFIGILFTGAMLIEVIFSLDGLGLLGFEAAINRDYPVMFGTLYFFTLLGLIMNLVGDITYVMVDPRIDFDSRRV from the coding sequence ATGCTGGCCTACATCATCCGCCGCCTGTTGCTGATCATCCCCACCCTGTTCGGGATCATGGTGATCAATTTCCTGATCGTGCAGATCGCCCCCGGCGGCCCGATCGAGCAGATGATCGCTCGTGTCCAGGGCACGGCGGTCGAGGCGACGTCGCGCATCGGCGGCAGCGCCGGCGGCGACGCCAACGCCGCCGCCCAGCGCCAGAACCAGACCGGCGGCGACAGCGGCGGCAAGTATCGCGGCGCCCAGGGGCTGGACCCCGCCTTCATCAAGCAGCTGGAGAAGGAATTCGGCTTCGACAAGCCGCTGCACGAACGCTTCATCCACATGATGTCGAACTACATCGTGTTCGATTTCGGCACCAGCTACTTCCGCGACCGCCGCGTCGTCGATCTGGTGCTGGAGAAGATGCCGGTGTCGATCTCGCTCGGCATCTGGACGACGCTGATCGTCTATCTGGTCTCCATCCCGCTCGGCATCGCCAAGGCGGTGCGCGACGGCCAGCCCTTCGACGTCTGGACCTCGGGCGTCGTCATCGTCGGCTATGCCATCCCCAGCTTCTTGTTCGCGGTGCTGCTGATCGTGGTGTTCGCCGGCGGGCGCTATCTCGACTGGTTCCCCCTGCGCGGTCTGGTGTCGGACAATTGGAGCAGTCTGCCCTGGTACAAACAGGTGCTGGATTACTTCTGGCACATGGCGCTGCCGGTGCTGTCGATGGTGATCGGCGGCTTCGCCGGCCTGACCATGCTGACCAAGAATTCCTTCCTGGAGGAGATCGGCAAGCAGTACGTCATCACCGCGCGGGCCAAGGGCCTGACCGAGAACCGCGTGCTGTACGGCCATGTCTTCCGCAACGCCATGCTGATCGTCATCGCCGGCTTTCCCGGCGCCTTCATCGGCATCCTGTTCACCGGCGCCATGCTGATCGAGGTGATCTTCTCGCTCGACGGGCTGGGGCTGCTGGGATTCGAGGCGGCGATCAACCGCGACTATCCGGTGATGTTCGGCACGCTCTATTTCTTCACGCTGCTGGGGTTGATCATGAATCTGGTCGGCGACATCACCTATGTGATGGTCGATCCCCGCATCGACTTCGACTCGCGGAGGGTGTGA
- a CDS encoding extracellular solute-binding protein: MRRLLVLAATILTLSAPAILTQAQAATRTVTALKQFGEPQFKPGFTHFPHVNPDAPKGGSVGLAGSQPGSYDSLNTLILRGVRPRTLGLISDTLMVGSGWELDAAYAHLAESVEVPDDYGWAIFTLRQGAHWHDGTPITSADMVFTWDAIQAHGAPFLKSFLDHIAKVESLDDRRFRITLTGTGEIKPIIDFATTFSPQPKHWWTANGRDISKTTLEPVLGSGPYRIRTVDAGRSITYERVADWWAKDLPTARGLYNFDVVKEDFYRDDDVMFEAFKAGAYDFRGEYRAQRWTTGYDFPAMKDGRVQRLEVPSELPLGAQGFRLNTRRDKFADPRVREALALLFDFDWIQKNILYGQYKRTLSNFPNSDFGAKGPPGPAELALLEPFKAQLPERLLTQPFTLPTTDGSGNNRAQVREATRLFKEAGWETRNGKLTNVKTGEVMAIEFLDGTGALTRVTQPYVETLRRVGIDASLRLVDTAQYQARLDEFDFDATVINLAFFTPPGTELRSYFGSAAAGLKGSANYSGIHDPVADALIEKALAAKDLDSVQAATRALDRVLLWGFYMVPQWHNAESWIAHKAWLAHPAVWPKYDQGYRSTNFPATWWVDPAKKAAQP, encoded by the coding sequence ATGCGCCGCCTTCTCGTCCTTGCCGCCACGATCCTGACCCTGTCCGCGCCGGCGATCCTGACACAGGCCCAAGCGGCCACCCGGACCGTCACCGCGCTGAAGCAGTTCGGGGAGCCGCAGTTCAAGCCCGGCTTCACCCATTTCCCCCACGTCAATCCCGACGCGCCCAAGGGCGGGTCGGTCGGGCTGGCTGGGTCGCAGCCGGGCAGCTACGACAGCCTGAACACGCTGATCCTGCGCGGGGTGCGTCCGCGCACGCTGGGGCTGATCTCCGACACGCTGATGGTCGGGTCCGGCTGGGAGCTCGACGCCGCCTACGCCCATCTGGCGGAAAGTGTCGAAGTGCCGGACGATTACGGCTGGGCCATCTTCACGCTGCGCCAGGGCGCCCACTGGCATGACGGCACGCCGATCACCAGCGCCGACATGGTCTTCACCTGGGACGCCATCCAGGCCCATGGCGCGCCCTTCCTCAAGTCCTTCCTCGACCACATCGCCAAGGTGGAGTCGCTGGACGACCGCCGCTTCAGGATCACCCTGACCGGCACCGGGGAAATCAAGCCGATCATCGACTTCGCCACCACCTTCTCGCCGCAGCCCAAACATTGGTGGACCGCGAACGGCCGCGACATCTCCAAGACGACGCTGGAACCGGTGCTGGGCAGCGGCCCCTACCGGATCAGGACGGTCGATGCCGGCCGGTCGATCACCTATGAGCGGGTGGCGGACTGGTGGGCGAAGGATCTGCCGACCGCGCGCGGCCTCTACAATTTCGACGTCGTGAAGGAGGACTTCTACCGCGACGACGATGTCATGTTCGAGGCGTTCAAGGCCGGCGCCTACGACTTCCGCGGCGAATACCGGGCACAGCGCTGGACCACCGGCTACGACTTCCCCGCCATGAAGGACGGCCGGGTCCAGAGGCTGGAGGTGCCGAGCGAGCTGCCGCTGGGCGCTCAGGGTTTCCGCCTGAACACCCGCCGCGACAAGTTCGCCGACCCGCGCGTGCGCGAGGCGCTGGCCCTGCTGTTCGACTTCGACTGGATTCAGAAGAACATCCTGTACGGCCAGTACAAGCGGACGCTCAGCAACTTTCCCAATTCCGACTTCGGCGCCAAGGGTCCGCCCGGCCCGGCGGAGCTGGCCCTGCTGGAACCATTCAAGGCGCAGCTGCCGGAGCGGCTGCTGACCCAGCCCTTCACCCTGCCCACCACCGACGGCAGCGGCAACAACCGCGCCCAGGTGCGCGAGGCGACCCGCCTGTTCAAGGAGGCAGGCTGGGAGACCCGCAACGGCAAGCTGACCAATGTGAAGACCGGCGAGGTGATGGCGATCGAGTTCCTCGACGGCACCGGCGCACTGACCCGCGTCACCCAGCCCTATGTCGAGACCCTGCGCCGCGTCGGCATCGACGCGTCCCTGCGTCTGGTCGACACCGCCCAGTATCAGGCGCGGCTGGACGAGTTCGATTTCGACGCCACGGTGATCAATCTCGCCTTCTTCACCCCGCCGGGCACCGAGCTGCGCAGCTATTTCGGCTCCGCCGCCGCCGGCCTGAAGGGATCGGCCAACTATTCCGGCATCCATGACCCGGTCGCCGACGCGCTGATCGAGAAGGCGCTGGCGGCCAAGGATCTCGACTCGGTTCAGGCCGCCACCCGCGCGCTCGACCGCGTGCTGCTGTGGGGCTTCTACATGGTGCCGCAATGGCACAACGCGGAAAGCTGGATCGCCCACAAGGCGTGGCTGGCCCATCCGGCGGTCTGGCCGAAATACGATCAGGGCTATCGCAGCACCAATTTCCCGGCAACCTGGTGGGTCGATCCGGCAAAGAAAGCGGCGCAGCCTTGA
- a CDS encoding extracellular solute-binding protein — protein MTGRMRWLGTGMAAAVAGLLLIACPLAAQEKGSHALALHGKPKYGPDFQHLDYVNPDAPKGGEVKMMAFGAFDNLNPFILRGQAAAGSGLVFQTLTTGNGDETGTEYGLIAESIEVAPDRSWVAFTLRPEARFHDGQPITADDVIWSFDTLKEKGHPLYRTYYADVTKAEKTGERTVKFSFRNSNNPELPVIMGQLPVLPKHAFASRDFATTTLEPLIGSGPYKVADMQPGRAITYERVKDWWAKDLPINRGRYNFDRIRYDYYRDLDVAFEAFKAGAYDFRQENVSKNWTTGYNVPAVQNGQILKEELKNEDPQGMQAFVFNIRRPIFQDRRVREALNYLFDYEWTQTNLFYGLYQRTKSYFANTELASSGLPSPEELKLLEPLRGQIPDEVFTKPFEPPKTDGSGNIRNNLRTALGLLKEAGWELKNGKLVNAQGQPFRFEILLVQADMERVVQPFLRNLERAGIEAQIRVVDSAQYQNRSDNFDYDMTTERFLQSLSPGNEQRDYWESSRADLPGSQNAIGIKNPAIDKLVETLIAAPDREALITATRALDRVLLWNWYVIPHWYDNVYRVAYWNRFSHPAVAQKYGLGFLDNWWVDADKNAKLANSPRRTGP, from the coding sequence ATGACGGGTCGGATGCGGTGGCTGGGCACCGGTATGGCGGCGGCGGTGGCGGGGCTTCTGCTGATAGCGTGCCCGCTTGCGGCGCAAGAAAAGGGCAGCCACGCCCTGGCCCTGCACGGCAAGCCAAAATACGGGCCGGACTTCCAGCATCTCGACTATGTCAATCCCGACGCCCCGAAGGGCGGCGAGGTCAAGATGATGGCCTTCGGCGCCTTCGACAACCTCAACCCCTTCATCCTGCGCGGACAGGCCGCCGCCGGCTCCGGGCTGGTGTTCCAGACCCTGACCACCGGCAACGGCGACGAGACGGGCACCGAATACGGTCTGATCGCGGAAAGCATCGAGGTCGCTCCGGATCGCAGCTGGGTCGCCTTCACCCTGCGGCCGGAGGCCCGCTTCCACGACGGCCAGCCGATCACGGCGGACGACGTGATCTGGAGCTTCGACACGCTGAAGGAGAAGGGTCACCCGCTCTACCGCACCTACTACGCCGACGTGACCAAGGCGGAGAAGACCGGCGAGCGGACGGTCAAGTTCTCGTTCCGGAATAGCAACAACCCCGAACTTCCGGTCATCATGGGCCAGCTGCCGGTGCTGCCCAAGCACGCCTTCGCCAGCCGCGACTTCGCCACCACGACGCTGGAGCCGCTGATCGGCAGCGGTCCCTACAAGGTGGCCGACATGCAGCCCGGCCGCGCCATCACCTACGAACGCGTGAAGGATTGGTGGGCGAAGGATCTGCCGATCAATCGCGGCCGCTATAATTTCGACCGCATCCGCTACGACTATTACCGCGACCTCGACGTGGCCTTCGAAGCGTTCAAGGCCGGTGCCTATGATTTCCGGCAGGAGAATGTTTCGAAGAACTGGACCACCGGCTACAATGTGCCTGCGGTGCAGAATGGCCAGATCTTGAAGGAAGAGTTGAAGAACGAGGACCCGCAAGGTATGCAGGCCTTCGTCTTCAACATCCGGCGCCCGATCTTCCAGGACCGCCGCGTGCGCGAGGCGCTGAATTACCTGTTCGATTATGAATGGACCCAGACGAACCTGTTCTATGGCCTGTACCAGCGGACCAAGAGCTATTTCGCCAACACCGAACTTGCCTCCAGCGGCCTGCCCTCACCGGAGGAGTTGAAGCTGCTGGAACCGTTGCGCGGCCAGATCCCGGACGAGGTGTTCACCAAACCCTTCGAGCCGCCGAAGACCGACGGCAGCGGCAACATCCGCAACAATCTGCGCACCGCGCTGGGCCTGCTGAAAGAGGCCGGCTGGGAACTGAAGAACGGCAAGCTGGTCAATGCGCAAGGCCAGCCCTTCCGCTTCGAAATCCTGCTGGTCCAGGCCGATATGGAGCGCGTCGTGCAACCCTTCCTGCGCAATTTGGAACGCGCCGGGATCGAAGCGCAAATCCGCGTGGTCGACAGCGCCCAGTACCAGAACCGCAGCGATAATTTCGATTACGATATGACTACCGAGCGCTTCCTCCAATCGTTGTCACCCGGCAACGAACAGCGCGATTATTGGGAATCGTCGCGCGCCGACCTGCCGGGCAGCCAGAATGCCATCGGCATCAAGAACCCGGCGATCGACAAGCTGGTGGAGACGCTGATCGCCGCCCCAGACCGCGAGGCGCTGATCACCGCCACCCGGGCGTTGGACCGCGTGCTGCTGTGGAACTGGTACGTCATCCCGCACTGGTACGACAACGTCTACCGGGTCGCCTATTGGAACCGATTCTCCCATCCGGCGGTTGCCCAGAAATATGGCCTGGGCTTCCTCGACAACTGGTGGGTCGATGCGGACAAGAACGCGAAGCTGGCCAACAGCCCGCGCCGTACGGGACCGTGA
- a CDS encoding prephenate dehydratase encodes MGTSNIIAFQGFPGAYSDLACRNARPTMTTMPCATFEDAFSAVREGRASLAMIPVENSIAGRVADNHYLLPEGGLHIIGEHFQRVNHQLLAPKGATLESIKTVRSHIQALSQCQTAIRGLGLQAINHADTAGAAKEIAAMNDPRHAAIASSLAAEIYGLDILKSGIEDATHNTTRFLILAREPKLPALGSCKTITTFVFRVRSVPAALYKALGGFATNGINMTKLESYMVGGHFTQTQFYADVEGHPDERPLRLALEELDFFAREVKILGVYPANPFRYQESQRVGED; translated from the coding sequence ATGGGCACGTCCAACATCATCGCCTTCCAGGGCTTCCCCGGCGCCTATTCCGATCTGGCCTGCCGCAACGCGCGGCCGACCATGACGACGATGCCCTGCGCCACCTTCGAGGACGCCTTCTCCGCCGTGCGCGAGGGCCGCGCCTCGCTGGCGATGATCCCGGTGGAAAACTCCATCGCCGGCCGCGTCGCCGACAACCACTATCTGCTGCCCGAAGGCGGGCTGCACATCATCGGCGAACATTTCCAGCGGGTGAACCACCAGCTGCTGGCGCCGAAGGGCGCCACGCTGGAGAGCATCAAGACGGTGCGCAGCCATATCCAGGCGCTGTCGCAGTGCCAGACCGCCATCCGCGGCCTGGGCCTGCAGGCGATCAACCATGCCGACACGGCCGGGGCCGCGAAAGAGATCGCGGCGATGAACGACCCGCGCCATGCCGCCATCGCCTCCTCTCTCGCCGCCGAGATCTACGGCCTCGACATCCTCAAGAGCGGGATCGAGGACGCCACCCACAACACCACCCGCTTCCTGATCCTGGCGCGCGAGCCGAAGCTGCCGGCGCTGGGCTCCTGCAAGACGATCACCACCTTCGTCTTCCGCGTCCGCAGCGTTCCGGCCGCGCTCTACAAGGCGCTGGGCGGCTTCGCCACCAACGGCATCAACATGACCAAGCTGGAAAGCTACATGGTCGGCGGCCATTTCACCCAGACCCAGTTCTACGCCGACGTCGAGGGCCATCCCGACGAACGCCCGTTGCGCCTCGCCCTGGAGGAACTGGACTTCTTCGCCCGGGAGGTGAAGATCCTCGGCGTCTATCCGGCCAACCCGTTCCGCTATCAGGAAAGCCAGCGCGTCGGCGAGGACTGA
- the hisN gene encoding histidinol-phosphatase codes for MTEPCPAPMVALAQRLADSSGSVVRRYFRTPVAIDDKADASPVTIADREAEHVIRTIIESQRPDDGIYGEEHGTKNLDAEWVWVIDPIDGTKSFITGRPIFGTLIALLHHGRPVLGIIDQPIVGDRWIGVEGRPTTHNGQPVRVRPCPGGLGAAMFGTTSPDLFPGSDYDAYRRVATRVKTASYGGDCYSYGLLASGYYDLVVESGLKLYDFAALVPVVTGAGGLMTDWEGKPLDANSTGRVIAAGDPQTHQDAMKALAG; via the coding sequence ATGACCGAACCCTGCCCCGCCCCGATGGTGGCGCTCGCCCAGCGGTTGGCCGACTCCAGCGGCAGCGTGGTCCGCCGCTATTTCCGCACGCCCGTCGCCATCGACGACAAGGCCGACGCCTCGCCGGTCACCATCGCCGACCGCGAGGCGGAGCATGTCATCCGCACCATCATCGAAAGCCAGCGCCCCGACGACGGCATCTATGGCGAGGAGCACGGCACCAAGAATCTGGACGCCGAATGGGTGTGGGTGATCGACCCGATCGACGGCACCAAGTCCTTCATCACCGGCCGGCCGATCTTCGGCACGCTGATCGCCCTGCTGCACCATGGCCGCCCGGTGCTGGGCATCATCGACCAGCCCATCGTCGGCGACCGCTGGATCGGCGTCGAGGGGCGGCCGACCACCCACAACGGCCAGCCGGTGCGCGTCCGCCCCTGCCCCGGGGGTCTCGGCGCCGCCATGTTCGGCACCACCTCGCCCGACCTGTTCCCCGGCAGCGATTACGATGCCTACCGCCGTGTCGCCACCAGGGTGAAGACGGCGTCCTATGGCGGCGACTGCTACAGCTACGGCCTGCTGGCGTCGGGCTATTACGACCTCGTCGTCGAGTCGGGGCTGAAGCTGTACGATTTCGCGGCGCTGGTGCCGGTGGTGACCGGGGCCGGCGGGCTGATGACGGATTGGGAGGGCAAGCCGCTCGACGCCAACTCCACCGGCCGGGTGATCGCCGCCGGCGACCCGCAGACCCACCAGGACGCCATGAAGGCGCTGGCCGGCTGA
- a CDS encoding ABC transporter permease gives MTPLTRRRLANFKANRRGFWSFWIFLVLFTVSLGAEFIANDKPLLIEYENRYYWPVFHTYPETTFGGEFETETDYRDPYVRDLIQAKGWMVWPPIPYSYRTINYNLPVPAPAPPSADNWLGTDDQGRDVVARLIYGFRISVLFGLVLTAFSSVIGVAAGAVQGYFGGLTDLLFQRFIEIWQGLPTLFLLIILASVVTPTFWWLLGLLLLFSWTALVHVVRAEFLRARNLDYVRAAKALGAGDVTIMVRHVLPNAMVATLTFMPFILNGSITTLTALDFLGFGLPPGSPSLGELLAQGKANLQAPWLGLTAFFVLAIMLSLLIFIGEAVRDAFDPRKTIAQMSTALPGEAAAATAARKEAAE, from the coding sequence ATGACTCCGCTGACCCGGCGCCGGCTAGCCAATTTCAAGGCGAACCGCCGCGGCTTCTGGTCCTTCTGGATCTTCCTGGTGCTGTTCACCGTCTCGCTGGGGGCGGAGTTCATCGCCAACGACAAGCCGCTGCTGATCGAATACGAGAACCGCTATTACTGGCCGGTCTTCCACACCTACCCCGAGACGACCTTCGGCGGCGAGTTCGAGACCGAGACCGATTACCGCGACCCCTATGTCCGCGACCTGATCCAGGCCAAGGGCTGGATGGTCTGGCCGCCGATCCCCTACAGCTACCGCACCATCAACTACAATCTGCCGGTCCCCGCCCCGGCTCCGCCGTCGGCCGACAACTGGCTCGGCACCGACGATCAGGGGCGCGACGTGGTGGCGCGGCTGATCTACGGCTTCCGCATCTCGGTGCTGTTCGGGCTGGTGCTGACCGCCTTCTCCTCGGTCATCGGCGTGGCGGCCGGTGCGGTCCAGGGCTATTTCGGCGGGCTGACCGATCTCTTGTTCCAGCGCTTCATCGAGATCTGGCAGGGGCTGCCCACCCTGTTCCTGCTGATCATCCTGGCCAGCGTGGTGACGCCGACCTTCTGGTGGCTGCTGGGCCTGCTGCTGCTGTTCTCCTGGACCGCCCTCGTCCATGTCGTGCGGGCGGAGTTCCTGCGGGCGCGGAATCTCGATTACGTGCGGGCGGCCAAGGCGCTGGGGGCCGGCGACGTGACCATCATGGTGCGCCATGTGCTGCCCAACGCCATGGTGGCGACGCTGACCTTCATGCCCTTCATCCTGAACGGCTCGATCACCACCCTGACCGCACTGGACTTCCTCGGCTTCGGCCTGCCGCCCGGCTCGCCGTCGCTGGGCGAACTGCTGGCCCAGGGCAAGGCCAATCTCCAGGCGCCCTGGCTCGGCCTGACCGCCTTCTTCGTGCTGGCGATCATGCTGAGCCTGCTGATCTTCATCGGCGAGGCGGTGCGCGACGCCTTCGACCCGCGCAAGACCATCGCCCAGATGTCCACCGCGCTGCCCGGCGAGGCCGCCGCGGCGACGGCGGCGCGCAAGGAGGCGGCGGAGTGA
- a CDS encoding cytochrome c family protein gives MSMEWNKIFGAVLLAGLIAMLAGFASKVLVHSKPLEKSVYVVATPEGASAPADKGAAPTGPAPIAPLLAAASPDAGQKVAKACAACHSFDKGGAAKVGPNLYGVVGGPKGHMQGFGYSDALVKTGGSWSYDELNKFLYDPKAYAPGTKMTFAGLKKDDDRAAVIAYLRSLADSPQPLPQ, from the coding sequence ATGAGCATGGAGTGGAACAAGATTTTCGGCGCCGTGCTGCTGGCCGGGCTGATCGCGATGCTGGCGGGATTCGCGTCCAAGGTGCTGGTTCATTCGAAGCCGCTCGAAAAGAGCGTCTATGTCGTCGCGACGCCCGAGGGGGCCAGCGCGCCCGCCGACAAGGGTGCCGCTCCCACCGGTCCGGCGCCGATCGCGCCGCTGCTCGCCGCCGCCAGCCCGGACGCCGGCCAGAAGGTCGCCAAGGCCTGCGCCGCCTGCCACAGCTTCGACAAGGGCGGCGCCGCCAAGGTCGGCCCGAACCTGTATGGCGTCGTCGGCGGTCCGAAGGGCCACATGCAGGGCTTCGGCTACTCCGATGCGCTGGTGAAGACCGGCGGCAGCTGGAGCTATGACGAGCTGAACAAGTTCCTCTACGATCCGAAGGCCTATGCCCCGGGCACCAAGATGACCTTCGCCGGCCTGAAGAAGGACGACGACCGCGCCGCCGTCATCGCCTATCTGCGCTCGCTGGCCGACAGCCCGCAGCCGCTGCCGCAGTAA
- a CDS encoding 3-deoxy-manno-octulosonate cytidylyltransferase: protein MASVRLPGKPLADILGAPMIVHVLRRAMEAEIGPVVVACAEPEIARAVEAAGGTAVLTRPDHPSGSDRIFEALQLIDPEGRHDAVVNVQGDLPTIEPDSVRAAFAPLADPEVDIATLVAEITRDEERTNPNVVKAVLELPAGSRQGRALYFTRATAPTGDGPLYHHIGLYAYRRAALERFVSLPPSVLEQRERLEQLRALSNGMRIDAAVVDAVPLGVDTPADLKRACALLSSRQAG, encoded by the coding sequence ATGGCCTCCGTCCGGCTGCCCGGCAAGCCGCTGGCTGACATCCTCGGCGCGCCGATGATCGTTCATGTGCTGCGCCGCGCCATGGAGGCGGAGATCGGCCCGGTGGTGGTCGCCTGCGCCGAGCCGGAGATCGCCCGCGCGGTCGAGGCGGCCGGCGGCACCGCGGTGCTGACGCGGCCCGACCATCCCTCGGGCTCCGACCGCATCTTCGAGGCGCTGCAGCTGATCGACCCGGAGGGACGGCACGACGCGGTGGTGAATGTGCAGGGCGACCTGCCGACCATCGAGCCGGACAGCGTGCGCGCCGCCTTCGCCCCGCTGGCCGACCCGGAGGTCGACATCGCCACCCTGGTCGCCGAGATCACGCGGGACGAGGAGCGGACCAACCCCAACGTGGTGAAGGCGGTGCTGGAGCTGCCGGCAGGATCCCGCCAGGGCCGCGCACTCTATTTCACCCGCGCCACCGCGCCGACCGGCGACGGGCCGCTTTATCACCACATCGGCCTCTACGCCTACCGCCGGGCGGCGCTGGAGCGCTTCGTGTCGCTGCCGCCCTCGGTGCTGGAGCAGCGCGAGCGGCTGGAGCAGCTGCGCGCGCTCTCCAACGGCATGCGAATCGACGCGGCGGTCGTTGACGCGGTTCCGCTGGGTGTCGATACTCCCGCCGACCTGAAGCGCGCCTGCGCACTCCTCTCCAGCCGTCAGGCCGGCTGA